A stretch of the Musa acuminata AAA Group cultivar baxijiao chromosome BXJ2-7, Cavendish_Baxijiao_AAA, whole genome shotgun sequence genome encodes the following:
- the LOC103992061 gene encoding protein COP1 SUPPRESSOR 2 isoform X1, with protein sequence MPIKNFRKRTLEHDPRPDDTEEDEEERRLVLEEVKLLQKQRERKPGIPALPTVPQHSPTGPGGAFRRSSSSSGAAGVGDKGDGDGGKEDLVLQDTFAQETAVTIEDPNMLKYVEQELAKRRGKKIDSSEKEEKDPMDELYVVPEHLKVKKRNSEESSTQWTTGIAEVQLPIEYKLRNIEETEAAKKLLQEKRFVGKTKSELNIPSSYSADYFQRGRDYAEKLRREHPELYKIRGAQVSDMGGKSTETNNSDVAGRRQAATDEFMLERFRKRERNRVMRR encoded by the exons ATGCCGATTAAGAATTTTAGGAAGAGAACCCTAGAACATGATCCCCGTCCTGATGATACcgaggaagacgaggaggagcGCAG ATTGGTCTTGGAGGAGGTGAAGCTGCTCCAGAAGCAGCGGGAGAGGAAGCCTGGCATCCCCGCGCTTCCTACCGTCCCCCAGCACTCCCCCACCGGCCCTGGCGGGGCCTTTCGCAGGTCCTCCTCCTCTAGCGGCGCCGCAGGCGTGGGCGACAAGGGCGACGGAGATGGCGGCAAGGAGGACCTCGTCCTGCAGGACACCTTCGCCCAGGAGACAGCTGTCACTATCGAGGATCCCAACAT GTTGAAGTATGTGGAGCAAGAATTGGCAAAAAGGCGCGGCAAGAAGATTGACTCCAGTGAGAAGGAGGAGAAGGACCCGATGGATGAATTGTATGTTGTGCCTGAACATCTTAAG gtgaagaagaggaactcgGAAGAAAGTTCTACTCAGTGGACCACAGGGATTGCTGAAGTGCAACTACCCATCGA ATACAAGCTACGGAATATTGAAGAGACTGAGGCTGCCAAAAAGCTGTTGCAAGAGAAGAGGTTTGTTGGTAAAACTAAATCAGAATTGAATATTCCTTCAAGTTACAGTGCAGATTATTTCCAACGCGGTCGAGATTATGCTGAAAAACTTCGGAGAG AGCATCCAGAGTTGTACAAAATCCGAGGTGCCCAAGTGAGTGATATGGGTGGGAAGTCAACAGAAACTAATAACTCGGATGTTGCAGGACGGAGGCAAGCTGCCACGGATGAGTTCATGCTTGAGCGCTTTCGCAAACGAGAAAGAAATCGTGTTATGCGCAGATAG